A DNA window from Mesorhizobium sp. C432A contains the following coding sequences:
- a CDS encoding L-idonate 5-dehydrogenase, whose amino-acid sequence MKSIVIHAAKDLRIEESDPGVLGTGQVEISVEAGGICGSDLHYYNHGGFGVVRLREPMILGHEVAGTVKALGAGVSSLAVGDRVAISPSRPCNACRYCLQGVQNQCLNMRFYGSAMPMPHIQGAFRQCLAAEAWQCHKIADHVSINEAAFAEPFAVTLHAVNRAGSLLGKRVLVTGCGPIGALSILAARVHGAREIVVTDVMDAVLAKANEIGADRTINVATDADKLAGYNVEKGSFDVMFECSGDERAVRAGLDVLKPRGVLVQLGLGGDMSLPQNLIVAKEIEMRGSFRFHDEFALAVDLINNRRVDVKPLLTGIYPMDEAVAAFEIAGDRNKSMKVQIAFA is encoded by the coding sequence ATGAAATCAATCGTCATCCACGCGGCAAAAGACCTGCGCATCGAAGAGTCCGATCCGGGCGTGCTGGGCACCGGACAGGTCGAAATATCGGTCGAGGCCGGCGGCATCTGCGGCTCGGACCTGCACTATTACAATCATGGCGGCTTCGGCGTGGTGCGCCTGCGCGAGCCGATGATTCTGGGACATGAGGTCGCTGGCACGGTGAAGGCACTTGGCGCCGGCGTTTCCAGCCTTGCCGTCGGCGACCGCGTCGCGATTTCGCCCAGCCGGCCCTGCAATGCGTGCCGGTACTGCCTGCAGGGCGTGCAGAACCAATGCCTCAACATGCGATTCTACGGCAGCGCCATGCCGATGCCACATATACAGGGCGCCTTCCGCCAGTGCCTCGCCGCCGAGGCCTGGCAGTGCCACAAGATCGCCGACCATGTCTCCATCAACGAAGCCGCCTTTGCCGAGCCGTTCGCGGTAACGCTGCATGCCGTCAACCGCGCCGGCTCGCTGCTCGGCAAGCGGGTCTTGGTCACCGGCTGCGGGCCGATCGGTGCGCTCAGCATCCTTGCCGCACGTGTCCACGGCGCGCGTGAGATCGTCGTCACCGATGTCATGGACGCGGTTCTGGCCAAGGCCAACGAGATCGGCGCCGACCGCACCATCAATGTCGCCACAGATGCCGACAAGCTCGCTGGCTACAATGTCGAGAAGGGCAGTTTCGACGTCATGTTCGAATGCTCCGGCGATGAGCGCGCGGTGCGAGCCGGGCTCGATGTGCTGAAGCCGCGCGGGGTGCTCGTGCAGCTCGGCCTAGGCGGCGACATGTCGCTGCCTCAGAATCTCATCGTCGCCAAGGAGATCGAAATGCGCGGCTCCTTCCGTTTCCACGACGAGTTCGCGCTGGCCGTCGATCTGATCAACAACCGTCGCGTCGACGTCAAGCCGCTGCTGACCGGCATCTATCCGATGGACGAGGCGGTTGCGGCTTTCGAGATCGCCGGCGACCGCAACAAATCGATGAAGGTACAGATCGCCTTCGCCTGA
- a CDS encoding LysE family translocator has translation MHLTSLLIFAAALFVAAGSPGPSIAALVARVISKGFRDVFPFLLAMWIGEAIWLSLAVFGLAVVAQTFHFAFVVVKWIGVAYLAYLAFKMWTAPVDAKEGEMPREDSPAKLFFAGMAVTLGNPKIMMFYLALLPTIIDLASVSVIGWVELTATMAVVLIAIDLAWVVAASQARKLLKSRRAMKIANRISATTMAGAAGAIAAR, from the coding sequence ATGCACCTCACCTCGCTCCTGATCTTCGCCGCCGCTCTCTTCGTTGCCGCCGGCTCGCCCGGCCCATCGATCGCCGCACTGGTTGCCCGCGTCATCTCGAAGGGCTTTCGTGACGTGTTTCCGTTCCTGCTCGCCATGTGGATCGGCGAGGCCATCTGGCTGTCGCTGGCGGTGTTCGGGCTGGCGGTCGTGGCGCAGACCTTCCATTTCGCCTTCGTCGTCGTGAAATGGATCGGCGTCGCTTACCTCGCCTACCTCGCCTTCAAGATGTGGACCGCACCTGTCGACGCAAAAGAAGGCGAGATGCCGCGCGAGGATTCGCCGGCAAAACTGTTCTTTGCCGGCATGGCGGTGACGCTCGGCAATCCCAAGATCATGATGTTCTATCTGGCGCTGCTGCCGACGATCATCGACCTCGCTTCGGTGAGTGTCATCGGCTGGGTCGAACTGACGGCGACGATGGCGGTGGTTCTGATCGCCATCGATCTCGCCTGGGTCGTCGCGGCCTCACAGGCGCGCAAGCTGCTCAAAAGCAGGCGCGCCATGAAGATCGCCAACCGAATCAGCGCCACGACGATGGCCGGCGCTGCCGGGGCCATCGCGGCGCGTTGA